AGGGCGCGGCCAAGCAGGCGGCCGGCGGCTCGCGCTGCACGGCCGGTTCGGCCGCGCAGGCCAAGGGGCAGTGCACGTTCGGCGCGAACAACGCGGTGTTCAGCT
The sequence above is a segment of the Candidatus Eisenbacteria bacterium genome. Coding sequences within it:
- a CDS encoding cation transporter: GAAKQAAGGSRCTAGSAAQAKGQCTFGANNAVFSFAVPTAHCGACVDKIQTTAMAQKGVLCAKVDLDS